Genomic window (Planococcus sp. MSAK28401):
GGCAATCTACTGGCATCCACTGATCTTTAATCTTTAGCCGGATCAGTGGCGTCCCTTTTGTATGGAAGCGGGTCAAGAGTACTTCGCCTTGCTCTGTAAACTCCATCACCCCTGTCCGCATATTGAAATGCAGATTCCCAGCTGCGCATTCCGAGAGAAATGGTGAGCGTTCGGTTTTCATGGTCCACAGGCGGACAGAACAGCCGAACGCGCTCTCGATTTCCAATCGCTCGCTGTCCGACAATATCTCCGTTTCCACAAAAATGGCAATGGGCTGAAAATCCAGCAACAAGCGATGATCGTTGATGAAACGGGCAAGCGTGAGAATCGCTTCAGATAAACCGTCGACAAAATCAGGACGGAAACCATTCAGGTTGCGCACCACTGCCGAAAGATACGGCTCCGTGCAATGATGAGCTGAATACAGCCGCTGATTGAGATAATAAATATCACGCCAGAACGCCCCTTGTGTTTGGCCGCGTGGAACAAAATCACCTTGGTAGAATGTCGCACGTTTCATCTCCAAGTTGATCGCGCCATGCTGCTTTTTGAAATGGTCAACTGCTGCCGTTTGTTTTTGCAGATCCAAATTGGTCAGCCATAAACGGGGCAACGGGCCTTCTCCTGAAGTTTTGTGTACTACTTTTTTATTCGCAGTAAATTTCATGCGGATTTCGTTAATCCGTTCATTGAAAAGTTCTTCTTCGATGAATGGAAGCTGCCGCAAATCGCTGGCAACTCGAATATCAGCCAAATTACTCCCATACAGTTCCTGATAAAATGCACTATGCTCGGCGGAATGGCGGAGCAGCGAGCGCAGTTCCAGGTCCTGGTAGCGCTCTTCTGACTGTCGGTCATTCTCGTTCATGCCAGAAAGTTGATGGAGAAAGCGGTAATAGCCCATTCCGTATCGTTTTCGTGAATTGGCGTATTCGCGGAAACTGAGCAGCAGATTTTGGAGGTAAACAGGAGAATTCCCATACAGTTCCGTTGATAGCAGTTTCACTTGGCATCCCCCCTGCGCTTGTAGGAAGCAACTTTAATCAGGCCAATCCTCCTTCGATTTTCCATTCTTCTTGCCATACCGGTTCTTTCGTTTTTTCTTCTTTCGGCCGATTCGCGAGTTTCAATAAGGTATCGCGGATATCCTGTTCTTCCATTTCAGGAAGCTTCTTCAAAATTCGGCTGATTTCAACTTGGCTGATCGGAGTGGCTTTTCCGATATGGATTTTTGCAAACACTTTTTCCGATTGGATCTCACTCGGATCCAGCAGTTCTTCATAGAGCTTTTCACCAGGTCGCATGCCCGTGTACTTGATTTGGATTTCATCCTCTTCAAAGCCGGATAAGCGGATCATATTGCGTGCCAAGTCGACGATTTTTACCGGTTCTCCCATATCCAATACGAACACTTCACCGCCTGAGGCAAGCATGCCAGCCTGGATCACCAGTCGAGATGCTTCCGGAATCGTCATGAAATAGCGGGTCATTTTCGGGTCGGTGATGGTGACTGGGCCGCCTTTAGCGATTTGTTCGCGGAATAGCGGTACGACACTGCCTCTCGACCCGAGGACATTGCCGAAACGCACTGCAGCAAATGTGGTATCGGAAGACACCGCTAAGTTTTGGACGATCATTTCCGCGAAGCGCTTGGAGGCTCCCATAATATTCGGCGGATTGACAGCTTTATCGGTAGAAATCATAACGAAGTTGCCAACCCCGTGGCGATCTGCCGCTTCTGCGACATTCTTTGTCCCGAAAATGTTATTTTTCACCGCTTCAAGCGGATTTGCTTCCATCAAAGGCACGTGCTTATGGGCAGCTGCATGATAAATGATATCCGGCTTGTATTTGCCGACCATTTCGAAGATCCGTTCGCGGTCCTGGATATCGGCGATGATCGGGACGATATCGATTTCTTTCGGCACTTTCGCCCGCAACTCACGGTCGATTGTGTAAATCGAGTTCTCGCCATGGCCGAGCAATAGGAGTCGTGCAGGTTTAAATACACTGATCTGTCGGCAGATTTCCGAACCGATCGATCCGCCGGCGCCGGTGACCATGATGCTCTTGCCTGCAACCTTTTCCGTTAAAGCTTCCATATCGAGCCGGACCTCTTCGCGGCCGAGAAGATCCTCGATTTTCACGTCCCGGATATCGCTGACTTTGACCTTCCCGACCATCAAATCTTCAATTCGCGGAATGGTCTGTACTTTAATGCCGGTTTCAATGCATAGTTTTGTCACTTCCGCCATTTCCCTTTTCGACAGTGATGGAATGGCGATGACAATTTGGTCAATCTCGTTGTGGACAGCTAAGCGCGGAATTTCTGAAATCGGCCCCGCCACTCCTAATCCAAAAATTTCCAACCCCCATTTTGTACGGTCATCATCGATGAAAAGAATCGGCTTTCTGCCCCATTGTGGATTCTGCTTCATCTGCCGGACGATCATGCGGCCAGCTTCCCCAGCCCCGACAACAATCGTTCGGCTCAATTGGCCTTCACTTTTGCGCGGCTCGCGTTCATGATAAAGCCGGAATGAAAAGCGCGATGCCCCAAGAAATAGAATGAGGAACATCCATGTCAGCGCCAGGATCCGTACGAACACCCCGCCCGTTTGGATATATTGCATGACCGTCGCCACGAACATTGTCAAAGTGACTGCTTTAACGATTGATTTCAATTCATGGACCGAAGCATAAGCCCATACTTTCCGGTAAAGCCCGTAATGCCAGGCAAAAGAATGATGGGCAATAAACAAAGTGATTGTCATGAGCAATAGCAGCCGGTTCGACATGATGTTGTCGAATGGCAGCAAAAACAAATAACAGAGATACGTGGCTGAGAGGATGATCAGCGAGTCGATTATGAACAATGATGTATAGCGTTTTGTAATCGTCATGTCATTAGCTCCTTCACATCGCGCAGGCAACGCTTATTAATTGTAGTCATGGCTGTAATAATGGTCCTTGCTGAGTTTGTAGTTATTCATCACGACTCCAACGATATAGGCTCTAGAAGTCGCTAAACTGTCGCGCGCCTTAATTGCGCTTTGCTTTTCGGTTTTCCCAGTATTGACGATGAGCACTGTACCGTCGCATTTATTCGCGAGGATTTTGGAATCTGTCACGGACAGGATTGGCGGTGAATCGAAAATGATCAAATCGTAGCGTTCCTTCATCTCAATGACCAATTGATCCAGCATCGGCGAATCCAGCAGTTCTGCCGGGTTGTGTGGAATCTGCCCTGATGTCAACAGTTCCAGTCCGCGAATGCCGCTGTCGCGGACACTTTGCTCAAGCTCCCCTTTTCCGACCAACAAATTCGACAAGCCAATATGATTGTTCAAATTGAAGGTATGGTGCAGTGTCGGTTTTCGCATATCGGCATCGACCAGCAGCACCTTTTTTCCGGATTCAGCAAAAACGATCGCCATATTGGCTGAAGTCGTCGATTTCCCTTCTTCTTTCGAAGCGGAAGTGAACAATAAAGTTTTCATTTCATTCCCAGGCAAGGAAAAATTGATGGTCGTGCGAATTGTGCGATATTGTTCGCTGATCACCGAGTTCGGCTTAGTACGTGCTACCAACTTTCGGGCGAGCGGCCGTTTTGACGCTGTCTGATTCAACATTCTCATCCAACTCCATTCTGTCAGTATGTTTCGATGGTTTATCGATTCTGTCCAAGTCGCCGACCGGGCTCACTACGCCAAGCACTTGCAGGCCAAGCAATTCATCGATATCTTCTTCCGTACGAACTGTCGTGTTCAATTGATCGAGGACGATCGCCAGGCCTGTGCCAAGCATGAAGCCGATAATCGCGCCCACTGCCATATTGAACAGAGGATCCGGCTTGACTGGCTCAGGGCTCGCTGGCATCGTCGCTGGCGCCAGGATGCTGACATTGTCGACACGCATCAAATTGCGGATCTCCTGTTCAAATACTTTGGCGGTCGTATTGGCAATCAACACCGCCTGCTGCATCGATCCATCTTCAACTTCCAGCGTCACGACTTGTGAATCTTCAATGCTCGACACTTCGATCCGCTCATTCAATGATTGCACCGTTTCGTCTAATCCAAGCTCATCGATGACTTCTGTCAAAATCGCCGGGCTCTTAATGATGACGTTATAGGTGCTGATCAATTGCAGGTTCGTATCGATGTCTTGCATGCTGAATTCCTGGGCATTTGCTGGTGCTTTATTAACCAGGATCTGTGTCGATGCCTGGTAGACTGGTTTCATCCATAAATAACTGACAGCTGCCGCAATGGCGACGAAAGCGACCGTCATCGCAATGATGAGCGGCAGGCGTTTCTTCAGGTTCTTGAAAAACTCTTTCATATTGAATGTACTTTCCATGTCTTCACCTCATATCCCCATATACGGGGTGATTTTGCTTGTTCAATGGAGCTGTTTTTCTGCAAAGCGCCCGATGATCCATAGACGCATCGCCTTTCCGTTATGTGCATTCAACATGAGGATGATCCACAACACCAAGCCAATCGGCATCAATAGAACTTCGGCCACCCATCCTGTCATCGGCATCATGCCGGCTGCTGTAAACAATGTGAAAAAAAGAATCGAGACGTATACAGACTGGAAAGCGTGGTAACGGACGAAACGATTTTCCCGCTCAACAATCAGCAGGATGAACCCTGAGAAAAATCCAAGCAAATACGCAAGCGATCCTGCAACATTTTCCGAAAGGCCCAGCCCAGTGATGGGAGGCTGTGTACTCGGCGCTTCCCGGCTCTGCTTAAAGACGGTCTGCTTCTCAAAACTGATAGGCGGTTCATTCGTCATTTTGATTTTGTTTTCAATCATCTGCTTTTCCTCCTTGAGATCTGTCTTCCTATCTATTACGACCCATACTAAAGAGAGCAGGTTAAAACAAAGTTAAATAGTTTCACTAGTTTTATTTATCTAATAAATTAATTTCCGGTGGCGCTTTTGTCCTGCTCGCATGCAAAAAGACCCGCAAAATTTCAGCAAATAAAAAAACCGACCGCTTTTGCCTGTTTGGCAAAAACGATCGGCCTTCCCATTTTCAATTCGTGAACTTATAACCGAATCCACGGACGGTCTGGATATAGCGCGGGGTGGCAGGATCGTTCTCCACTTTCCGCCGCAGATTGCTGATGTGGACCTTGACGGTTTGGACGTCGCCTTCCGAATAATAACCCCATACCTGGTCGTATAATTGTTCGGCTGTCCAGACGCGGTTCGGTGTTTGGGCCATCAAGAGCAATAATTGAAATTCTTTATGGTAGAGTTTCACCGGTTTGCCTTTCACATACAGTTCGCGTGAATCGACATGGATATGGAGATCCCCAAATTTCAGGATCGACAGTTTGTCCTCCTCCCCACTCTTCCAACCGTTGCGGCGCAGGATCGCTTTGACGCGCGCTTCCAATTCCGTAAAATCGAACGGCTTGGTAATGTAATCATCGCCGCCCACTTCCAGCCCTTGAATTTTATAGGCTAGTTCTTTTCGGTAACTGACGAAAAGGATCGGTGTCTTGGTGCGTATTCGGATTTTCTCGCATAATTCCAAGCCGCTCATGCCAGGCATCTCGATATCCAGCAAGATCAAGTCCGGGTTTTCTTTCGACAGCACATCCATCGCCTCATAGCCATCTTCGGCCTCGATGATTTTATAGCCTTTTTTCACCAAGAACAAACGCATCAACTCGCGGATGCCGTCTTCGTCTTCAACAATCAATACAGTCGCACTGTTCATGAAGATCCCTCCCATGTGTTAGTATCTCAAGGGCAGGGCAATGATGAATGTGCTGCCTGCGCCTTCTTCGCTTTCCGCCCAGATTTCGCCTTTATGCGATTGGATGATTTCTTTGGCAATCGCAAGGCCGAGCCCGCTTCCTTTATAATGGATCGATTCATCGATTTTGAAGAACCGGTCGAAGATATGCGGCAATGCTTCTTTTTGGATGCCGCACCCATTATCTTCTACACGGATGATCAATTCGCCATCCGCTTCCGTTTCATCCAGTACATTTGCGCTTTCCCGGATGGATGCAGACAAGGTGATGCGCCCTTCTTCCGGCGACGTGTGCTTGACCGCATTCCACAACAAGTTGGAGAAGACTTGATCGACACGGTCCACATCGACCAAAAGCTGCCAATCCGCTGGCTGTTCTTTTCCATTCGGCCCTTCAAACCGGAAGCGCCTGCCGCTTTGTACAAGGTCCGCTTCCATGGAGGCCGCAATCCGCTCCAGCCACTCTTTCAACTTCAGTTCCTCGAAACGCAGCGTCATATTCCCGGATTTGTATTTCGACAGTTCCACCAAATCTTCCGTCAAGCGCTCCAGCAATAGCAACTTTTTGTGAATCATATCCAAATAGCGTGGATTATTCTCTTCAATCAAACTTTCTTTCACCGCTTGTATATAGCTGTGGATCAAGGTAATCGGCGTGCCCAGTTCATGTGAAATCGCCGAGAGCATCTCATTGCGTGATTTTTCGACTTCCTGGATTTCGTCATTCACCGTCAACAAGTTCATATTGGTGATTTCCAAAGCCATCGTCCGCTCTTTGACATTGCGTTCAAGGAAGAAATTCAAATTGGTGATTTCCTGTGTCATGCTGCGAAGCGTGGCAAGCGTTTCGACCCTCATGAGAAACTCTTCGACATCGCATGGTTTCACCAAATAATCGTTGGCCCCTGCACTGAACGCATTGGTCTTTTCCTTGACTCCTTCTTTATCTGATAGCATCAAAATCGGTAATTCCGTTAATGTCGCATTGAGCCGGATGCGGCGGCACAATTCGTCCCCCGCCATATCCGGAAGCTCATCGTCGAGAATGACCAAATCCGCCTGCCGGTTCTCCAAATGCACAAGAGCTTCTTCGCCGCAACTGACGCCTTCCGCTTTATAGCCTTCTCCTTTAAGTTGATGGACCAGCATCAGCCGGTTGACTTCTTCCGCTTCAACAACAAGGATGCGCAAGCCTTTTTTGACGTTCTTTTCTTTGACCAGCGAGTCTGCCAGCTGCGAAGCTGTCAGTTCCCTGATTTCTGTCGGCGACACAGTTTCCAGTTCCTGTTCTTCTGTAAGCGGCAGCGTGAAGGTAAAGGAAGAGCCTTTGCCAATGGCCGATTCTGCCTTCAGCCAGCCACCCTGCATTTCCACCAGCCTTTTGGTGATTTTCAGGCCCATCCCGATGCCCAGATGAGGGGTTGTCGAAGTGCCGATCGGGTCAAACAAGCTATCCAGCTGCTGTTCTTCCATCCCGCTTCCCGTATCTTTGACCGTGATGGCGACTTGTTTTTTAATGATTTTTGCAGAAATCGTAATATCGCCGCTTTCCGTATGCTCCACCGCATTTCCCACAAGATTGTAGAGCACTTGGCGCACCCGTTCCGGATCGGCGATTGCTTCCGGGAAATCAGCGGGGATTGTATGTTTCAAGTTGACTTCACTCGATTTCAGTAAAGGGGTGCATAAGCGGATGACTGAATCCGCTATGGCTGGAAGTTTCACTTTTTCCAGATGCAAAGACAGCATATGATGTTTCGACCCTGAAAAATCCAATGTTTCATTGATCATCCGCGCCAGCTTTTTGCCGCTTTCAGAAATCGTCTCCAATTGCTGGATAACGGAATGGGGCATTTTGCTATAGGCGGATTCCTGAAGAGATTCCGCAATTCCGACCATCCCATACAGCGGAGTCCGCAAGCTATGTGAAGTAATGGCGAGCAATTCATCTTTGCGTTCATTGACTTGCCGGAGCCTTTCGATTTCAATGCGCTGCCGTTCAGTAGAATTGCGCTCACGCTGGAGCCTTTCCTGCTCCCTGATTTTCTCTTTATCCCGGAGCGCTAATGCAGCGAACAGGACCGCAAAGATACCTAAAAAGAAAATCAAACCCTGAGCTGCTATCGTAATCGGCAAGATTCCCGAGACATAAAAGGCATTCAAAGCAGCCGAAACTGAAAAGAATATTAATGATACCGAATAATAACGGGCATGCACCAATCCCCTTTTCATGCCATAAGCCGCCAATAATAAGCTAACAGCCAATGTAGAGCTGAGTGCCAGCACGAGCAAGAGCCTCGCCCATTCGAGCGAAATGAATAAAGTAGTCAAAACCACTGCATTGAATATGAGCAGCGACTTGATCATGCGGTCCGTTTCAGGCAAATGGCGTTTCGTATTCAATAAGCCTTCCGTCAGCAGCGTCACCGACAGTGCTGACAGCCCGACCATGAAGAACACGCTATGCCCGTTCCACAAATCCAGTTCTGGCCAAATCACATCCAAACTCAAGCCGGCTGCAGAAGAAAAAAGGAAGAACGCCGTGATGGCATAAATGACGAAATACAAGTAGGCGCGCTGCCGGATTACAGTAAAGCGGTGAATATAATAGAGCAAAAACATTAACCCGAGCCCGCCAAGTACACCGACAAACGCGACCTGCTCCCTGGTCTGGCTCTCAAATGCTTCCCGATCCCAAACGGTCACCGGCAGTTGAATCGGCGCAGAAGATTCAACACGCATCCAGTAAACGATCGATTCACCTGGAGGCGGTGCTATCGGAAAAACTGCCGTTCTGTGGATGATCTCCGCCTCAACTTCCTGGCCTGCCTGCTCCACTGTGAATCCGCCTTCGCCGTCAGCTGTATAGAGGCTCACTTCGTCGACGCTCGAAGACCCTAGTTCAAGAAGCCATTCCGTGTTTGTTTGTGCCTCGTTTTCCACTTCAAGCATGAGCCAGTAAACCGATGAGCTAAACCCGATATTCAACGGTGTATTGCCAGCGGGCATGAAGTTCCAAAGATATGGCGGTTGTTCAATATCCGTGATTTGCAAACTGCCTGATTCGTCTTCAAAAACAGAAAGCCGGCTGCCCGCTGCAATTTTTTCTTTCCCATCATCCAGCAAGAGCTGGCGCCCAGAATCCGCCGATATGTTCATGCCACCCCAGAAGATTGCCCCACAGCATATAAGGAAAAAGAATAGAGCTGAGCTTATGTTCCTGTTGAACTTACTCATGGCATCGCACCTCTTTTTTCCAAATTATCAGATATTTAAGTTTTCGACCTTTTCTTTGCAATTAAAAAGAATAAGAACAAAGAATAATCATTATACCTAAGCCTAAAGATTTACTTTGATAATTATAAATACATTTTATGTATATTAAATAGGTTTATTGATTTAACAGAATTATATCATTTATCACAGGAAAAGAAAACCATTTTAATTTCCGAATATTCAAATATACATTTCGGACTACATTAACTCTCATATTTTCTTAAATCGCATCTAAAGTATCAAAATACTTGGCATAGTCAATCCAATTGGCTACATCAGCTCAACTTGCAAGCATTCTATAAGCCAAGCTCATCTACATCCGCTATAATGAAATCAGTTTCATGCACTTGAACTAATTTTTCGTTCATTTCCTGACCGGACTGCAATTAGGAGGGACTATTGTGTGCTTAATCAATTTGCAATTCCAGCAGCATCCCCGCTATAAGTTAATCGTCGCCGCAAACCGCGATGAATTTTACGGACGCCCCGCCGCACCGGCCCATTTCTGGGAAGATTCGCCGGGAATTCTCGCCGGCCGAGATCTGAGCCAGATGGGTACTTGGCTCGGTGTCCATAAATCGGGGCGTTTCGCCGCGCTGACCAATTACCGGGATCCTGAACATATGGCAGCCGGCGCCAAATCACGCGGCGAGCTGGTCACCCAATTCCTCGATGGCCAAATCTCTCCGGAAGATTATTTGCGGGCGATCGATGACCAGGACTATGCTGGATTCAATTTAATCGCAGGCGATGCCGAAGGACTGTATTATTACAATAATATTCACGGCGAACCGGTGAAAGTTCCGCCGGGCACGCACGGGTTAAGCAATCATTTCCTGAACACGCCTTGGCCAAAAGTCGAACGCGGAAAAGAAAAGCTCGAAGCCTATGTATCGGTGAATGAACAATTGGAACTCGACCGCCTGTTTGAAATTCTAGCGGATGCGGAACAAGCGCCCGACCACCTCCTCCCACAAACCGGCGTCGGCCTGGATTTGGAGCGTGCTTTGTCGCCAATGTTCATCAAAATGCCCGACTATGGCACACGCTCAGCCACGGTATTGCTCATCGATCATGACGGGCTAGTCACTTTCGCTGAGCGAAGCTACGAAAATGGCGAGTTTCAGGAAGACCGTAAATACGAATTCCGGATTTCCTGAAGCAACAGATGGCTTAACAATCCATCTCGGCACTTTTACCTTTTTGCCCATGAGCGACTTCATACACCTAATCCATCCCTAAGAGACCAATCTTCATTTAAAAAACGAACGACCCCAAGCGGATTGCCCGCTTGGGGTCGTTCGTTTTTTATGCAAAATCGACGCCCATGCTTTCGAACAAGCGCTTATATTCAGGATACCAGCGCTCCCATTCAGACGTGCGCTCAATTCCGCGGCCATCCAAGATCGCTTCCATAATATCCAAGGCCACGTGCCAACCAGCCACGTCTTTCGGGGTTTGGCCGGTAATGTCAGGCAAAGTCTCGACCATTTTCACTCTCGTTCCCTGGCCATCCGGGCCAAGTTCAAAATGCACATGGTCGTCTCCCCATTCAAAAGCTAGAACCTCGCCTTTTTTATAGTCAGTAATGGGAAATTCTTTCTTTTTCCCATGCCCCATGTCCAGCGTCAAATGGCCATCTTCGCCTTCCTTCTCTACTTGAAGACCTGAAAACCAGCGATGGATTTTGTGGTTGTCTGTCAGCATTGCCCACACTTGCTCAGGGGAGTGCTCAAAATATCTGTCGAATGTAGCGTTGTAGCCGGTAGGATTTTTGGTGATTTCTGCTGTCATTGAAATTCCTCCTCCACTCGTCTTTACCAATAGTATACCCAAGTTCCGTGTGTTTTCTACGTAAATCGGGTATATTGTGCGGGAGGAGCTGAAAACGATGAAATTAGGATATGCATGCATGAACACCGAGCTGAAAACGGTTTTTCGCACATTGCGTCTAGCCACAGCTGAAAAAGAAGGCGTCGAAAAAATTAAAGAATTGACAATCCAAAATATGGAAACTACTTTAGAAGTCATTCGCTGGAATTTGGAGCAAGGCATTCTTTTTTACCGCGCCTCCAGTTCCATCGTCCCGTTATCAACACATCCGATTAATGATTGGCGCTGGTGGGAAGATGAAGATTTCCTGGCGATAGCTGGAGAGATTCGCCGGTTGGT
Coding sequences:
- a CDS encoding ATP-binding protein; its protein translation is MNISADSGRQLLLDDGKEKIAAGSRLSVFEDESGSLQITDIEQPPYLWNFMPAGNTPLNIGFSSSVYWLMLEVENEAQTNTEWLLELGSSSVDEVSLYTADGEGGFTVEQAGQEVEAEIIHRTAVFPIAPPPGESIVYWMRVESSAPIQLPVTVWDREAFESQTREQVAFVGVLGGLGLMFLLYYIHRFTVIRQRAYLYFVIYAITAFFLFSSAAGLSLDVIWPELDLWNGHSVFFMVGLSALSVTLLTEGLLNTKRHLPETDRMIKSLLIFNAVVLTTLFISLEWARLLLVLALSSTLAVSLLLAAYGMKRGLVHARYYSVSLIFFSVSAALNAFYVSGILPITIAAQGLIFFLGIFAVLFAALALRDKEKIREQERLQRERNSTERQRIEIERLRQVNERKDELLAITSHSLRTPLYGMVGIAESLQESAYSKMPHSVIQQLETISESGKKLARMINETLDFSGSKHHMLSLHLEKVKLPAIADSVIRLCTPLLKSSEVNLKHTIPADFPEAIADPERVRQVLYNLVGNAVEHTESGDITISAKIIKKQVAITVKDTGSGMEEQQLDSLFDPIGTSTTPHLGIGMGLKITKRLVEMQGGWLKAESAIGKGSSFTFTLPLTEEQELETVSPTEIRELTASQLADSLVKEKNVKKGLRILVVEAEEVNRLMLVHQLKGEGYKAEGVSCGEEALVHLENRQADLVILDDELPDMAGDELCRRIRLNATLTELPILMLSDKEGVKEKTNAFSAGANDYLVKPCDVEEFLMRVETLATLRSMTQEITNLNFFLERNVKERTMALEITNMNLLTVNDEIQEVEKSRNEMLSAISHELGTPITLIHSYIQAVKESLIEENNPRYLDMIHKKLLLLERLTEDLVELSKYKSGNMTLRFEELKLKEWLERIAASMEADLVQSGRRFRFEGPNGKEQPADWQLLVDVDRVDQVFSNLLWNAVKHTSPEEGRITLSASIRESANVLDETEADGELIIRVEDNGCGIQKEALPHIFDRFFKIDESIHYKGSGLGLAIAKEIIQSHKGEIWAESEEGAGSTFIIALPLRY
- a CDS encoding SRPBCC domain-containing protein, producing the protein MTAEITKNPTGYNATFDRYFEHSPEQVWAMLTDNHKIHRWFSGLQVEKEGEDGHLTLDMGHGKKKEFPITDYKKGEVLAFEWGDDHVHFELGPDGQGTRVKMVETLPDITGQTPKDVAGWHVALDIMEAILDGRGIERTSEWERWYPEYKRLFESMGVDFA
- a CDS encoding DUF4870 domain-containing protein — encoded protein: MIENKIKMTNEPPISFEKQTVFKQSREAPSTQPPITGLGLSENVAGSLAYLLGFFSGFILLIVERENRFVRYHAFQSVYVSILFFTLFTAAGMMPMTGWVAEVLLMPIGLVLWIILMLNAHNGKAMRLWIIGRFAEKQLH
- a CDS encoding CpsD/CapB family tyrosine-protein kinase, whose translation is MLNQTASKRPLARKLVARTKPNSVISEQYRTIRTTINFSLPGNEMKTLLFTSASKEEGKSTTSANMAIVFAESGKKVLLVDADMRKPTLHHTFNLNNHIGLSNLLVGKGELEQSVRDSGIRGLELLTSGQIPHNPAELLDSPMLDQLVIEMKERYDLIIFDSPPILSVTDSKILANKCDGTVLIVNTGKTEKQSAIKARDSLATSRAYIVGVVMNNYKLSKDHYYSHDYN
- a CDS encoding YveK family protein, with protein sequence MESTFNMKEFFKNLKKRLPLIIAMTVAFVAIAAAVSYLWMKPVYQASTQILVNKAPANAQEFSMQDIDTNLQLISTYNVIIKSPAILTEVIDELGLDETVQSLNERIEVSSIEDSQVVTLEVEDGSMQQAVLIANTTAKVFEQEIRNLMRVDNVSILAPATMPASPEPVKPDPLFNMAVGAIIGFMLGTGLAIVLDQLNTTVRTEEDIDELLGLQVLGVVSPVGDLDRIDKPSKHTDRMELDENVESDSVKTAARPKVGSTY
- a CDS encoding response regulator transcription factor, with product MNSATVLIVEDEDGIRELMRLFLVKKGYKIIEAEDGYEAMDVLSKENPDLILLDIEMPGMSGLELCEKIRIRTKTPILFVSYRKELAYKIQGLEVGGDDYITKPFDFTELEARVKAILRRNGWKSGEEDKLSILKFGDLHIHVDSRELYVKGKPVKLYHKEFQLLLLMAQTPNRVWTAEQLYDQVWGYYSEGDVQTVKVHISNLRRKVENDPATPRYIQTVRGFGYKFTN
- a CDS encoding NRDE family protein, which produces MCLINLQFQQHPRYKLIVAANRDEFYGRPAAPAHFWEDSPGILAGRDLSQMGTWLGVHKSGRFAALTNYRDPEHMAAGAKSRGELVTQFLDGQISPEDYLRAIDDQDYAGFNLIAGDAEGLYYYNNIHGEPVKVPPGTHGLSNHFLNTPWPKVERGKEKLEAYVSVNEQLELDRLFEILADAEQAPDHLLPQTGVGLDLERALSPMFIKMPDYGTRSATVLLIDHDGLVTFAERSYENGEFQEDRKYEFRIS
- a CDS encoding polysaccharide biosynthesis protein, whose translation is MTITKRYTSLFIIDSLIILSATYLCYLFLLPFDNIMSNRLLLLMTITLFIAHHSFAWHYGLYRKVWAYASVHELKSIVKAVTLTMFVATVMQYIQTGGVFVRILALTWMFLILFLGASRFSFRLYHEREPRKSEGQLSRTIVVGAGEAGRMIVRQMKQNPQWGRKPILFIDDDRTKWGLEIFGLGVAGPISEIPRLAVHNEIDQIVIAIPSLSKREMAEVTKLCIETGIKVQTIPRIEDLMVGKVKVSDIRDVKIEDLLGREEVRLDMEALTEKVAGKSIMVTGAGGSIGSEICRQISVFKPARLLLLGHGENSIYTIDRELRAKVPKEIDIVPIIADIQDRERIFEMVGKYKPDIIYHAAAHKHVPLMEANPLEAVKNNIFGTKNVAEAADRHGVGNFVMISTDKAVNPPNIMGASKRFAEMIVQNLAVSSDTTFAAVRFGNVLGSRGSVVPLFREQIAKGGPVTITDPKMTRYFMTIPEASRLVIQAGMLASGGEVFVLDMGEPVKIVDLARNMIRLSGFEEDEIQIKYTGMRPGEKLYEELLDPSEIQSEKVFAKIHIGKATPISQVEISRILKKLPEMEEQDIRDTLLKLANRPKEEKTKEPVWQEEWKIEGGLA